The following DNA comes from Colius striatus isolate bColStr4 chromosome 21, bColStr4.1.hap1, whole genome shotgun sequence.
GTGATTGCATAACAAAACCTCCTGGGAACCTCCTGATTCAAATGGATACCTAGTTCTGGTTGTGCACGGGAGGACTTTCAGCACTGATCGATTGCCCACGCTTTGGTGCAGAGGAATTGCAGGACTGGATCAGTACCAGGCTCCAAACAGCCTGTGCTCCTGTGTCTAACCACGGCCAAAACAATCATGAGGGTGTAAAAAGCCTTCAGAAATGGATAATCTGCTTTGTGTACCCCCTGTCCCCAATGCCATGTTCtcacagaagctgcagccccATCACCCATAGAACTAGACCCTGAAAGATGAAATTGCACTTAAAACCCCCGAGTCCCTGGGCTTGTTGGATTCATTAGATGTTCTGCAAACATCTCTGAGCTGTGGAAGGCTGCTGGTCCCACTGTGCCCCAACACACCCAGTCCAAAGGGGACGGTCAGGAGAACCAGCTTAGCCTCCAGGCACACCACAGCCTGGAGGATGGAGGCAGCCCCAAGATGTGTTATGCCTCTGGCTTTGGCATGAACACATGTCATCTGTtggcttttcttctcttgaagATTACAGGATAACCCCACCTCATAAATTTGGAGCAAAGCACACAAAGCTCTCCCCCTTCCATACCATGCATTCATTCCTAATGGTCTTTCTCCACATCAGGGCCTTATTAATTGGTGACAATTGGAAGTGGTtaattctctgtgtgtgtgtgtgtgtgtgaggctgcAATTGCTTCCACTTGGCCAGGATTCAAGTAGTGGGGGTGAGTCAGAATGGGTGGCAAAACTgtcttttcctcagctcccttgcttactgcaagaaaaaaaagagagaagcaagcCACAACCCCGAGTTATTCTCTTTTATGAGGTAGGCATTGTGAGGCCAGGCAATTGAATTTACAACAGCATTGAGTATCAGAGTCTATCTGGCCCTGTCAATGAGagtggggagagaaaaaaagacacacaTTAACCCTCAGCTCCGAGTTCCCAGGCGCTTCAATAGGGCTCCCAACTTCCCAAAGAGCCCGCTGCATACTCGATGAGACCCTTTATACCTTCTAATTACCCTCCTCACAATAGGGACAGACTTTCTTGCCTCTTTTGTAGGCGAGATAGTAACTTTTGGGCACGCCACCCCCACGGGCAGGCTGTCTCCCCAGGGGAAGGTGGAGGAGCAAGATGTGAGGAGCAGCGTTATTTGAGGGTGCAGGTAGCAAGCAGGGTGCacttccccagctcccaggaGCATTTGTAGGGATCTAGTTCTTCTGAGTGGGATCATGACACTTGCAAACCTCTCAGGGGATATTTAGTACTACCAGACACTCCCCCCACCTCCAACCCCATCacttcttcccccctccccaacctATTTTTCCCCAGGAATTCCTTGCACCAGCCTTATTTAAGGCAGTAAAAGTTTGCTCCTGCTTTAAGGGGGGGCTGCACCCACAGGATGAGCTTGGCCCCCTGCCCCCTCTCACCCACCCAAATGAAAGGAAAGGgggtggagaaaaaaattatctaatttcaaagaatttatttatttaaacacctgcaatttttgttttgcttttctgggTATTTTTTTGTTGGAAGGCTCGAGCACaggcgcacacacacacacacacacacacacacacaaacggGATACAAACAACTTTGGCATTTCTCCTTTCGAGTATTTGTTACAAAactatttctcatttattttcctttctttaaaaaaagtatctCAAATAAAGGCATTTTAAAGGAGTAAAAATACAAGTGGAGATCCCAACctctgaaaataataaatagcATGTTCATAGTGAGggtccttttctctctttttccatttaaatctgctttaaaaaacaaaccaaaagcccAAACAACCCCGAAACATAAGAGGGCTCCATACAACGGAGCCAACAGAAGAGTGTGGTTTgttggagggaggggaaggaataGTTTTAGGCAAGTCACCAAGGCCTCCACACCGATTCACTTCGCTCTCCAATGGGACTTCCCGCCTGGGACGCTGGAACAATGCTGCCCCCAAATGATGTCAAGCCCTGCACCGGGGATGCTGATGGGGTGGCAGCCCCGTTCCCAGAGCCGCTGCCCGCGGACACCGGCACGTTGGCGTTGGCGTAGAGGGGAATAACCGGTCCGGAGCTGGGAGGAAAAGCCGGGTTGGGGATGAGAAAAGCGAACTGGCCATCGGTAGCAGGGACGAGCTGGAAGCCCCCGTAGACTTTGGGGGAGAGAGCTTCGGCGGGGTTCAGTTTGCAGGGCACGGGCACGGCTCCGGCTGCGGCGGGGGGCAGCTGGACgtgcagaggctgctgtgccagATGTGCGGGCTGACCCGAcggcggcggcggtggcgggTAGTTCATGGCCACGATCTGCCCCAGGCAAGCTGAGAGGTGACTGAGGAGCCGGGTCCGCACGTCGGTGTTCACCCCTTCGCAGGTGGACAGGAACCGCGTCACCTCGTTCATGCACTCGTTGAATCCAGCGCGGTACTTGCCCAGGACGGTGGGGTCGGCGCTGAGAGCGGCTGGAGGGTAGAGAGGGTGGCAAGTGAGTGGCAGCTCAGGTAGCCCCGGTCCCTCTGGTCCCTTGTCCCCAGCCCGCGACCCAGCCGGGGCAGGCAGGGCTCGCTTACCCGTCATCTGCGCGCGTTGCAGGTTCCGCAGGTGCTTGACGGTCATCTCCAGGATGTCTGCCTTCTCCAGCTTGGAGTGCCGGGAGCTCTGCGGGAGGACAGTGGTGCCGTCAGGGCTGTCCCCCACCGGACAGCCCCGCACCTTTTCCCGCCCCGCCacgctccctgcagccccacttACGTCCTTCTTCAGCGCGTCCAGGATGAGGGTCTTGAGCTGCCCCAGGCTCTCATTGATCCGCGCCCGGCGCCGCTTCTCCATGATGGGCTTGGAAGACTGCGGGGAGAGCGCGGGCGGTCAACCCCCCGTCTCGGGCCCCCGTCCCGCCCCTCCCGTCGCCCACCCTAACCCCGACACCGACCTCACTACGGCCGCGGGCTCGCCGCCATCCAGcgccaccgccgccgccgccgttgTGCCCTAAGCGGCACCCTCCATTTACCTTCCGGTGCTCGCTGGCGCTCCGCGGTTTGTCCGGCGTGTGGCTGGCGTTGGCCGGCGCCCCCGCGATGGGTGAAGCGGTCGGCTTCTCCATCCCCGTGTCGGCGGGCATGGCGctgcggcggcgggcgggcgcgtgcggcgggcgcggggcgcgtgcggcgggcgcggggcgcgTGCGGCGGCTGCGGGACCGGCGGTGCCGGCGGACGGCGCCCCCCCGGCCTTTTATACCCGGCGCCGGCTCCCCATTCGTGTGAAACCGCCGCCGCGGCCGTTCCCACACTCCCGACAGCCAATCGGAGCGCGCCTCGGGCCCGGCCGCCGAGACGCTCGTTTTCCTATTGGCCGGCCGCTCCGCCGCCTGTCCGTCACGCGCGccggcccgcccccccccccccccccttttcccgCGCGTGGTCACGTGGGGGCGGCGCGCAGCGGGCGGGGCTGCCCCGGGCGCTCCCGCGCTGTCCTTCCCCCGCCTCCCGCGGGCTGCCCCGCGCCTCCACCCCCGGGGCTGCGGGCTGCGGAGAGCGAGCGCGGCGCGGCCGTCCCGGGAAACGCAGCTCCCCGTCCCCATCCCTTGTGACACTCGCAGCTCCCTGGCGGCCAGCGGGACGGGCGCTGAGCCCTTGGCGGGGGAAGCTGCCGAGCGctcccggggcagccccgcCCGCGCTGCCGCCAGGGGCCGGGACCGGCCGTGCCGGGGAGGAGGCGGCTGGCGCGGCACGCGAGGCCGCGGCCGGCGGGCGGCCAATGGGGTGGTGGAGAAGCGCCGCTCGTCACCCATTGGCTGGCGGCCGCCCCCGCTGTCAATCACGCGGCGGCCCCCGGCGGGCGGCTGCGCTCGTGCCTCCGCCCCCGAGAcgcggccccgccgcgcgcGCGCtgcccctcccgccgccgccgccgccgtcccccccccctccacccGCCTCCTTCCCCCCGCACCGCTCCCCCGCCACCACCCCCCCCGCCGGAGCACGTGCCAGAGCGCTCCCGGCTGCCCGCGCCCCGCGCGCGGCCGCCATGGGAAAACCCCGCCCCGTGCGCCGGGGGCCACCGGccgggcacggcacggcacggcacggcacggcacggcacggcacggcacggcacggcacggcacggccgCCGCTCGCCCTGCCCCGCGGCTCTGCTGCCTGTCGCCCGGCCGCGGGACACACGCGCGCAGC
Coding sequences within:
- the HES4 gene encoding transcription factor HES-4 isoform X1, giving the protein MPADTGMEKPTASPIAGAPANASHTPDKPRSASEHRKSSKPIMEKRRRARINESLGQLKTLILDALKKDSSRHSKLEKADILEMTVKHLRNLQRAQMTAALSADPTVLGKYRAGFNECMNEVTRFLSTCEGVNTDVRTRLLSHLSACLGQIVAMNYPPPPPPSGQPAHLAQQPLHVQLPPAAAGAVPVPCKLNPAEALSPKVYGGFQLVPATDGQFAFLIPNPAFPPSSGPVIPLYANANVPVSAGSGSGNGAATPSASPVQGLTSFGGSIVPASQAGSPIGERSESVWRPW
- the HES4 gene encoding transcription factor HES-4 isoform X2, whose protein sequence is MPADTGMEKPTASPIAGAPANASHTPDKPRSASEHRKVNGGCRLGHNGGGGGGAGWRRARGRSESSKPIMEKRRRARINESLGQLKTLILDALKKDSSRHSKLEKADILEMTVKHLRNLQRAQMTAALSADPTVLGKYRAGFNECMNEVTRFLSTCEGVNTDVRTRLLSHLSACLGQIVAMNYPPPPPPSGQPAHLAQQPLHVQLPPAAAGAVPVPCKLNPAEALSPKVYGGFQLVPATDGQFAFLIPNPAFPPSSGPVIPLYANANVPVSAGSGSGNGAATPSASPVQGLTSFGGSIVPASQAGSPIGERSESVWRPW